Proteins encoded in a region of the Roseomonas haemaphysalidis genome:
- the repA gene encoding plasmid partitioning protein RepA: protein MTGHRKPVADIDTIISAQAQELSEKLQEHRLELFPPAAEKPMRAFQAAEVAKLLGVKSGYLRNLSLEGKGPAPSVTPSGRRSYSAAQIQQLRAYLEETGRASRRYVPHRRGLEHIQVVAVVNFKGGSGKTTTTAHLAQHLALTGHRVLAVDLDPQASLSALHGFQPEFDLGPNETLYAALRYDDEARPLRELIRHTNFPGLDIVPANIELMEFEYDTPRVLASHEGGATGRDFFARLDGALATVADDYDVVVIDCPPQLGYLTMAALCTATSVLIPVHPQMLDVMSMCQFLLMLGDVLGHLKAAGSQLRYDWLRYLVTRYEPSDGPQTQMVAFMRSLFGGHVLTHPMLKSVAISDAGITKQTLYEVERRLFTPATYDRAMECLDAVNGEVEQLIHAAWGRS, encoded by the coding sequence TTGACCGGCCATCGCAAGCCCGTAGCCGATATCGACACGATCATCAGCGCCCAGGCGCAGGAACTGTCGGAGAAGCTGCAGGAGCACCGGTTGGAGCTCTTCCCACCCGCTGCGGAAAAGCCGATGCGGGCGTTCCAGGCCGCCGAGGTCGCCAAGCTGCTGGGCGTCAAAAGCGGCTACCTGCGCAACCTGTCGCTCGAGGGCAAAGGCCCGGCGCCCAGCGTCACACCATCCGGCCGTCGGTCCTACAGCGCCGCGCAGATCCAGCAGCTGCGGGCCTATCTGGAAGAAACCGGCCGGGCCAGCCGCCGCTACGTTCCGCACCGACGCGGGCTGGAACACATTCAGGTCGTGGCTGTGGTTAACTTCAAGGGCGGCAGTGGCAAGACCACCACCACGGCGCACCTTGCCCAACACCTCGCGCTGACCGGACACCGGGTCCTGGCGGTCGATCTCGACCCCCAGGCCAGCCTGTCGGCACTGCACGGCTTCCAACCCGAATTCGACCTCGGCCCCAACGAGACGCTCTACGCTGCGCTGCGATACGACGATGAAGCGCGGCCGCTGCGGGAGCTGATCCGCCACACCAACTTCCCCGGGCTCGACATCGTTCCCGCCAATATCGAGCTGATGGAGTTCGAATACGACACGCCGCGCGTCCTCGCCTCGCATGAGGGCGGCGCCACGGGGCGGGATTTCTTTGCGCGGCTGGATGGCGCATTGGCGACGGTGGCTGACGACTACGACGTGGTGGTGATCGACTGTCCGCCGCAGCTTGGCTACCTCACCATGGCGGCGCTCTGCACGGCCACGTCGGTGTTGATCCCGGTGCATCCGCAGATGCTCGATGTCATGTCCATGTGCCAGTTCCTGTTGATGCTGGGGGACGTACTCGGGCACCTCAAGGCTGCCGGCAGCCAACTACGCTATGACTGGCTGCGCTACCTCGTCACGCGCTACGAGCCCAGCGACGGGCCGCAAACCCAGATGGTGGCCTTCATGCGCTCGCTGTTCGGCGGTCATGTGCTGACCCACCCGATGCTGAAGAGCGTCGCGATTTCCGACGCCGGCATCACCAAGCAAACGCTCTACGAAGTGGAGCGCCGCCTGTTCACGCCCGCCACCTATGACCGCGCCATGGAATGCCTCGATGCCGTCAATGGGGAGGTCGAGCAATTGATCCATGCAGCCTGGGGACGTAGCTGA
- the repB gene encoding plasmid partitioning protein RepB encodes MARKNLLASLTLPKLTAVNSEPAPRAAPLPFTSRGAVGAVTRSIDDLASKANAAKALEARLVSGQVVVELNAADVDASFIADRMSQDDEDYRVLRDSIAQGGQGSPILVRPHPSAPGRFQVAFGHRRLRAAADLGLPVRAVVRDLSDRDLVLAQGQENSARANLSFIERARFAHRLEEGGYDRETIMQALSTDKTTVSRLITVVQRIPAGVIDAIGPAPATGRDRWTELAALFQQGRPPRDVVQRLAAKSFRMADSDARFQQVFAWATGPRGAGEEPRIARQPARVWAHSSGAQVVRVTGTDRATLLSIDTAVAPGFDSFLLDQMEELYSRFLSEGARKPRPRR; translated from the coding sequence ATGGCCCGCAAAAACCTGCTCGCCAGCCTGACATTGCCAAAGTTGACGGCCGTCAACTCCGAGCCGGCACCCCGAGCGGCGCCCTTGCCCTTCACCAGCCGAGGCGCGGTGGGTGCAGTCACCCGCAGCATTGACGACCTCGCCAGCAAGGCCAACGCCGCTAAGGCTCTGGAAGCGCGGCTGGTATCCGGCCAGGTGGTGGTGGAGCTCAACGCGGCCGATGTGGACGCGTCCTTCATCGCCGACCGCATGTCGCAGGATGACGAGGATTACCGGGTGTTGCGCGACAGCATCGCGCAGGGCGGGCAGGGGTCGCCGATCCTGGTGCGGCCGCATCCTTCCGCACCGGGCAGGTTCCAGGTGGCCTTTGGGCACCGGCGGTTGCGCGCGGCTGCCGACCTCGGCCTGCCAGTACGCGCCGTGGTGCGGGACCTGTCGGACCGTGACCTAGTGCTGGCGCAGGGGCAGGAAAACAGCGCCCGCGCCAACCTGTCCTTCATCGAGCGCGCCCGCTTCGCCCACCGGTTGGAGGAGGGCGGCTATGACCGCGAAACCATCATGCAGGCGCTCAGCACCGACAAGACCACGGTGTCCCGCCTGATCACCGTGGTGCAGCGTATCCCGGCCGGGGTGATCGACGCGATCGGGCCTGCGCCCGCAACGGGTCGCGACCGTTGGACCGAACTTGCCGCGCTGTTCCAGCAGGGCAGGCCGCCCCGCGACGTGGTGCAACGCCTCGCGGCCAAGAGCTTCCGCATGGCGGATTCCGATGCACGCTTCCAGCAGGTCTTCGCCTGGGCGACCGGGCCGCGAGGGGCAGGGGAGGAGCCGCGGATCGCACGGCAGCCAGCGCGAGTCTGGGCGCATTCCAGTGGCGCCCAGGTGGTCCGGGTTACGGGCACGGACCGTGCCACGCTGCTCAGCATCGACACGGCGGTGGCCCCCGGCTTCGACAGCTTTCTGCTCGATCAGATGGAGGAGCTGTATTCGCGCTTCCTGTCCGAGGGTGCCCGAAAGCCGCGCCCTCGGCGCTAG
- a CDS encoding spore photoproduct lyase family protein, giving the protein MAAIPLDIARIYLEPAVPDHARGREILARFPNAERIPVESHWRIPELRDADPGDYLSSKRQSLVLGVKKGLTFRPNGRSADFIAPSSSNGCAMACAYCYVARRKGHSNPVSVFVNIDAILAATARHAARQGPKTVPDQVDPAAWVYDLGENGDLSVDAGISDNVRDMVALFRTLPNAKGSFATKWVNPSLLDYDPQGRTRVRMSLMPPALAKLLDVRTAPVAERIAAIPDLHRAGYEVHLNFSPVVMREGWEAEWGALFDELDDVLPTPIKDQLAAEIIMLTHNEGLHEVNLAWHPRAEDILWRPDIQERKVSEGGGVNLRYRRGWKGTWLARFQALLAARMPYCRVRYAF; this is encoded by the coding sequence ATGGCCGCCATTCCACTTGATATCGCCCGCATCTACCTGGAGCCTGCAGTGCCCGACCATGCGCGTGGTCGGGAAATTTTGGCACGATTTCCGAATGCGGAACGCATCCCCGTCGAATCGCATTGGCGCATTCCGGAACTGCGCGATGCGGACCCCGGCGATTACCTGTCCTCCAAACGGCAATCCCTGGTGCTGGGCGTCAAAAAGGGGCTGACCTTCCGCCCCAATGGCCGCAGTGCGGACTTTATCGCTCCGTCCTCCTCGAACGGCTGCGCCATGGCCTGTGCCTATTGCTATGTCGCGCGGCGCAAGGGGCATTCCAATCCCGTCAGCGTCTTCGTCAACATCGATGCGATCCTGGCAGCCACTGCCCGCCATGCTGCGCGGCAAGGGCCGAAGACGGTGCCGGATCAAGTGGACCCCGCCGCCTGGGTCTATGACCTCGGCGAGAACGGCGACCTCTCGGTGGATGCCGGGATTTCGGACAATGTCCGGGACATGGTGGCGCTGTTCCGCACGCTGCCCAATGCCAAGGGCAGCTTCGCCACCAAATGGGTCAATCCGTCATTGCTCGATTACGATCCACAGGGCCGCACGCGCGTTCGCATGTCGCTCATGCCGCCAGCACTGGCCAAGCTTTTAGACGTGCGCACCGCGCCGGTAGCCGAGCGCATCGCCGCCATCCCTGACCTGCATCGCGCCGGCTACGAGGTGCATCTGAACTTCTCGCCCGTCGTGATGCGGGAGGGCTGGGAAGCGGAATGGGGCGCGCTGTTCGATGAACTGGACGACGTCCTGCCCACGCCTATCAAAGATCAACTCGCGGCTGAGATCATCATGCTGACGCATAACGAGGGACTGCACGAGGTAAACCTCGCCTGGCACCCCAGGGCGGAAGACATCCTGTGGCGGCCTGATATCCAGGAGCGCAAGGTATCGGAAGGCGGCGGTGTGAACCTGCGCTACCGCAGGGGCTGGAAGGGCACATGGCTCGCGCGGTTTCAGGCGCTGCTGGCGGCACGGATGCCTTATTGCCGGGTGCGCTATGCTTTCTGA
- a CDS encoding SPL family radical SAM protein yields MLSDAMEATYRPHPLWRPKRVLITPAALSWPQGAAMAERAAALGAEVVQLKADRLSGLPDNYRDSKTTMAVVVASPSRRRPQPIPPSADWRFDLAEGCPAHCSYCYLAGSLAGPPIIRAYANLPEILATLPPLLGEGQVTSRNAARAGEGTTYEGSCYTDPLGIEHITGSLAETIRFFGAWDAAVQLRFTTKYDTIGPLLALPHNRRTRIRFSINARGTARFEGGAPRVANRLAAMRQAALAGFRIGLTVAPILNLPDWREAYDLLLADCAAALAGVPDPDLTVELITHRFTEGSQKVLEGWYPGSELEMDPTQRTRKLTKFGSAKYVFPKPLMTELRASLEASVSRHLPDARVLYFT; encoded by the coding sequence ATGCTTTCTGACGCCATGGAGGCAACGTACCGCCCGCACCCCCTATGGCGGCCGAAGCGCGTGCTGATCACGCCCGCCGCGCTGTCCTGGCCACAGGGCGCGGCGATGGCGGAACGCGCGGCGGCTCTGGGGGCTGAGGTGGTGCAGCTCAAGGCCGACCGCCTGTCGGGCCTGCCGGACAACTATCGCGACAGCAAGACCACCATGGCGGTGGTGGTCGCTTCGCCCAGCCGGCGGCGGCCGCAGCCGATCCCGCCTTCGGCCGATTGGCGGTTCGATCTGGCGGAAGGCTGTCCGGCGCATTGCAGCTATTGCTACCTCGCTGGCTCGTTAGCTGGTCCGCCCATCATCCGCGCCTATGCCAACCTGCCGGAGATCCTGGCCACGCTGCCGCCGCTGCTGGGCGAGGGGCAGGTGACCTCTCGCAACGCCGCCCGTGCCGGCGAGGGCACCACCTATGAGGGATCCTGCTACACGGATCCGCTGGGCATCGAGCACATCACTGGCAGCCTCGCCGAGACCATCCGCTTTTTCGGTGCCTGGGATGCGGCGGTACAGCTGCGTTTCACCACCAAGTACGACACTATCGGGCCGTTGCTGGCGCTGCCGCACAACCGGCGCACGCGCATTCGCTTCTCGATCAATGCGCGCGGCACCGCGCGGTTCGAAGGCGGGGCGCCGCGCGTCGCCAATCGGCTTGCCGCCATGCGCCAAGCAGCGCTGGCGGGCTTTCGCATCGGTCTGACGGTCGCGCCCATTCTCAACCTGCCGGACTGGCGCGAGGCTTACGACCTTCTGCTGGCTGATTGCGCAGCGGCCCTTGCCGGCGTGCCGGACCCGGACCTGACGGTGGAACTGATTACCCACCGCTTTACCGAAGGCTCCCAGAAGGTGCTGGAGGGCTGGTACCCGGGCAGCGAGCTGGAAATGGACCCTACGCAGCGCACCCGCAAGCTGACCAAATTCGGCTCGGCCAAGTACGTGTTTCCAAAGCCGCTGATGACGGAACTGCGCGCGAGCCTGGAAGCCAGCGTATCCCGGCATCTGCCAGACGCGCGGGTCCTCTATTTCACCTGA